The Orcinus orca chromosome 4, mOrcOrc1.1, whole genome shotgun sequence genome includes a region encoding these proteins:
- the NDNF gene encoding protein NDNF, whose translation MVPLHWCMLWLLLPLSSRTQKLPTRDEELFQMQIRDKAFFHDSSVIPDGAEISSYLFRDTPKRYFFVVEEDNTPLSVTVTPCDAPLAWTLSLQELPEEASGEGSGDPEPLAQQKQQIINEEGAELFSYKGNDVEYFISSSSPSGLYQLELLSTEKDTHFKVYATTTPESDQPYPELPYDPRVDVTSLGCTTVTLAWKPSPTASLLKQPIQYCVVINKEHNFKSLCAVEAKLSADDAFMMAPKPGLDFSPFDFAHFGFASDNSGKEHSFLTKPSPKLGRHAYSRPKVDIQKICIGNKNIFTVSDLKPDTQYYFDVFVANSNSNMSTAYVGTFARTKEEAKQKTVELKDGKVTDVFVKRKGAKFLRFAPVSSHQKVTLFIHSCLDAVQIQVRRDGKLLLSQNVEGIRQFQLRGKPKAKYLIRLKGNKKGASMLKILATTRPSKQSFPSLPEDTRIKAFDKLRTCSSATVAWLGTQERNKFCIYKKEVDDNYSEDQKKREQNQCLGPDTRKKSEKVLCKYFHSQNLHKAVTTETIKGLQPGKSYLLDVYVTGHGGHSVKYQSKVVKTRKFC comes from the exons ATGGTGCCTCTCCACTGGTGTATGCTGTGGCTGCTGTTACCACTCAGCTCCAGGACCCAGAAGTTACCCACTCGAGATGAGGAACTCTTTCAGATGCAAATTCGGGACAAGGCATTTTTTCATGATTCGTCAGTAATTCCAGATGGAGCTGAAATTAGCAGTTATCTCTTTAGAGACACACCTAAAAG GTATTTCTTTGTGGTGGAAGAAGACAACACGCCATTGTCAGTCACAGTGACTCCCTGCGATGCGCCCTTAGCGTGGACGCTGAGCCTCCAGGAGCTGCCAGAGGAGGCGAGCGGGGAAGGCTCAG GTGATCCAGAGCCTCTGGCTCAGCAGAAGCAGCAGATCATCAACGAGGAAGGCGCAGAGTTATTCTCCTACAAAGGCAACGACGTGGAGTATTTCATATCTTCTAGTTCTCCATCTGGTTTATATCAGTTGGAGCTTCTTtcaacagagaaagacacacattTCAAAGTATATGCCACCACAACTCCAGAGTCTGACCAGCCCTACCCTGAATTACCTTATGACCCAAGAGTCGACGTTACCTCCCTGGGATGCACCACGGTCACTTTGGCTTGGAAACCGAGCCCCACGGCCTCTTTGCTGAAACAACCCATTCAGTACTGTGTGGTCATCAACAAAGAGCACAATTTCAAAAGTCTCTGCGCAGTGGAAGCGAAGTTGAGTGCAGACGACGCTTTCATGATGGCACCAAAGCCCGGTCTGGACTTCAGCCCTTTTGACTTTGCCCACTTCGGATTTGCTTCGGATAATTCAGGTAAAGAGCACAGCTTCCTGACAAAGCCGTCTCCAAAACTGGGGAGGCACGCCTACTCGAGGCCCAAGGTTGACATTCAGAAAATCTGCATAGGAAACAAGAACATCTTCACCGTCTCGGATCTGAAACCCGATACGCAGTACTACTTTGACGTCTTCGTGGCCAACAGCAACAGCAATATGAGCACTGCTTACGTGGGCACCTTTGCCAGGACcaaggaagaagcaaaacagaAGACAGTTGAGCTGAAAGATGGGAAAGTTACGGATGTGTTCGTTAAAAGGAAGGGGGCAAAGTTTCTACGGTTTGCTCCAGTCTCGTCTCACCAAAAAGTCACCTTATTTATTCACTCTTGTCTGGACGCTGTCCAAATCCAAGTGAGAAGAGATGGGAAACTTCTTCTGTCTCAGAACGTGGAAGGCATTCGACAGTTTCAGCTGAGAGGAAAACCTAAAGCCAAATATCTCATTCGACTGAAAGGAAACAAGAAGGGAGCATCTATGTTGAAAATACTAGCTACCACCAGGCCCAGTAAGCAgtcatttccctctcttcctgaaGACACGCGCATCAAAGCCTTCGACAAGCTGCGTACCTGTTCTTCAGCCACCGTGGCTTGGCTAGGCACCCAGGAAAGGAACAAGTTTTGCATCTACAAAAAGGAAGTGGATGATAATTACAGTGAAGAccagaagaaaagagagcaaaACCAATGCCTTGGACCAGATACAAGGAAGAAATCAGAGAAGGTCCTCTGTAAATATTTCCACAGTCAAAACCTGCACAAAGCAGTGACCACAGAAACAATCAAAGGTCTTCAGCCTGGAAAATCTTACCTGCTGGATGTTTATGTCACAGGACACGGGGGGCACTCTGTGAAGTATCAGAGTAAAGTTGTAAAAACCAGGAAGTTCTGTTAG